From a region of the Ktedonobacterales bacterium genome:
- a CDS encoding ISAs1 family transposase: MPCYNERTLILIESETWPSMHSNTFHRALAPVDHEQEIAALSLYHVFEQITDRRRPRGKRYSLVLVLSLLTLGKLAGMTTLAAIAEWVRLRADWLHQVLPAARQQFPCVATYSNVLRMVDDQEVTHLLASWLTRLEAERRCAGEPSRLLTQADAHEQHDQVVLDGKTLRGTLGHAAPDEPSCHLVALYEAQTGVVLAQQAVPDKGNEITLEATLLTPAHVTGRIVTADALHTQRGCCAQIIRCGGDYVLFAKANQPTLEEDLRLFFSEPPPDCRDWRQAATCTKGHGRLERRELIASTELNEFLASTWSGVEQVFCLRRSVEQRGQKRSQTIYGISSLSPKQADASRLLALVRAHWHIENRLHWRRDVTLREDHCQVRKGAAPQVVAALNNLVLALFDFLGVRNAPQLMRRLDAHPTLAVRLLLRSLLTIK, encoded by the coding sequence ATGCCTTGCTACAATGAGCGAACACTCATCCTCATTGAAAGCGAGACCTGGCCCTCTATGCACTCTAACACGTTCCACCGAGCCTTGGCCCCCGTCGACCACGAGCAGGAGATAGCTGCCTTGTCCCTCTATCACGTCTTTGAACAGATAACTGATAGGCGGCGACCACGCGGGAAGCGGTATAGCCTAGTGTTGGTTCTGAGCCTGCTGACTTTAGGCAAATTGGCAGGGATGACCACGCTGGCCGCCATTGCCGAGTGGGTGCGGCTCCGCGCGGACTGGCTGCATCAAGTGTTGCCTGCTGCCCGTCAGCAGTTTCCTTGTGTGGCGACCTACAGCAACGTGTTACGCATGGTGGATGACCAGGAGGTCACACACCTGCTCGCTAGTTGGCTGACGCGGCTGGAAGCTGAGCGCCGCTGCGCAGGGGAGCCAAGCCGATTGCTGACTCAAGCAGATGCACACGAGCAGCACGACCAGGTGGTCTTAGATGGGAAAACGCTGCGGGGTACACTCGGCCATGCTGCTCCTGATGAGCCGAGTTGCCATCTGGTCGCGCTCTATGAGGCCCAGACGGGCGTGGTTCTGGCCCAACAGGCGGTGCCTGACAAAGGCAATGAGATCACGCTGGAAGCTACCCTGCTCACGCCCGCCCACGTCACCGGACGCATCGTGACAGCGGACGCCCTGCACACCCAACGCGGGTGCTGTGCCCAGATTATCCGCTGTGGAGGCGATTACGTCCTGTTCGCCAAGGCCAATCAGCCCACGCTGGAGGAAGACTTGCGCCTCTTCTTCAGCGAGCCACCGCCCGATTGTCGGGATTGGCGGCAAGCAGCAACCTGCACCAAGGGACATGGACGGCTGGAACGGCGCGAACTCATTGCCAGCACCGAACTGAACGAGTTCCTGGCCTCCACCTGGTCGGGTGTCGAACAGGTCTTTTGCCTGCGGCGCAGCGTTGAACAGCGGGGACAGAAGCGCAGCCAGACAATCTACGGCATCAGCAGCCTGTCTCCAAAACAGGCGGACGCCTCGCGTCTATTGGCGTTGGTCCGGGCGCATTGGCACATCGAAAACCGCTTGCATTGGAGGCGCGATGTGACCCTCCGTGAAGATCACTGCCAGGTCCGCAAAGGGGCAGCACCTCAAGTGGTAGCGGCTCTCAACAATCTGGTTCTGGCTCTGTTCGACTTCTTGGGGGTGCGCAATGCTCCCCAGTTGATGCGCCGCCTGGATGCGCACCCTACTTTGGCTGTCCGCCTTCTCCTTCGTTCTTTACTGACTATTAAATAG